One genomic region from Apodemus sylvaticus chromosome 1, mApoSyl1.1, whole genome shotgun sequence encodes:
- the Lyve1 gene encoding lymphatic vessel endothelial hyaluronic acid receptor 1 — MLKPISLVLLLTSMWTTRHPVQGDVQVQDFSISTCRIMGVALVGRNVNPQMNFTEAKEACKMLGLTLASRDQVESALQSSFETCSYGWVGEQISVIPRISPNPKCGKNGKGVLTWKASPSQKFKAYCYNSSDTWVNSCIPEIITTFDPMPDIQTPATEFSVSSNAYLASSPDSTTPASATTRAPPLTSMARKTKMICITEVYTEPITIDTETEASVESGAAFKNEAAGFGGVPTALLVLALLFFGAAAVLAVCYVKRYVKAFPFTNKNQQKEMIETKVVKEEKTDDVNANEESKKTVKNAEEAKNLPKTTVRCLEAEV, encoded by the exons ATGCTCAAGCCCATTAGCCTGGTGCTACTCCTCACCTCTATGTGGACCACTAGGCACCCAGTCCAAGGTGATGTCCAAGTGCAAG ACTTTTCCATTTCTACATGCAGAATCATGGGCGTCGCCCTTGTGGGCAGAAACGTAAACCCACAGATGAATTTCACAGAAGCCAAGGAGGCCTGTAAGATGCTGGGACTGACTCTGGCCAGCAGGGACCAGGTGGAATCAGCACTGCAATCTAGCTTTGAGACTTGCAG CTACGGATGGGTTGGAGAACAGATCTCTGTCATCCCTCGGATTTCCCCAAACCCCAAGTGTGGGAAGAATGGCAAAGGTGTCCTGACTTGGAAAGCTTCCCCCAGCCAAAAGTTCAAAGCCTATTGCTACAACTCATCTG ACACCTGGGTTAACTCCTGCATTCCAGAAATCATTACCACATTCGACCCCATGCCTGACATTCAAACACCCGCAACCGAGTTTTCTGTCAGCAGCAACGCCTACTTGGCTTCATCCCCAGACTCCACAACACCTGCTTCTGCCACCACCCGGGCTCCACCTTTGACCTCCATGGCACGGAAGACAAAAATGATTTGTATCACGGAAGTTTATACAGAGCCTATCACCATAGATACAGAAACAGAAGCATCTGTTGAAAGTGGAGCAGCATTTAAGAATGAAGCAGCTGGGTTTGGAG GTGTCCCCACAGCCCTGCTGGTGCTGGCCCTGCTCTTCTTCGGTGCTgcagctgtgctggctgtctGCTATGTGAAAAG GTATGTGAAGGCCTTCCCTTTCACAAACAAGAATCAACAGAAGGAAATGATCGAAACCAAGGTTGTAAAGGAAGAGAAGACTGATGACGTCAATGCTAACGAAGAATCAAAGAAAACCGTTAAAAATGCAGAAGAGGCCAAGAATCTACCCAAAACTACGGTGCGATGCTTAGAAGCAGAAGTTTAG